In Leopardus geoffroyi isolate Oge1 chromosome B4, O.geoffroyi_Oge1_pat1.0, whole genome shotgun sequence, the DNA window ggaaaggaaaggaaaaggaaaaggaaaaggaaaaggaaaaggaaaaggaaagggagaaaccttaatttttcagttataagatatcTTGTGGCAAAATGGTTTAGCTTCTCCATGGTCCTGTTTCTCTGGTCCACTATGTGAAAGAATTAACATATCTTCTTAATATTCTTCTCATAGCTGTCTTCACCTCCTTGTTCTGTAGGCTGTAGACAAGGGGGTTCAGCATGGGAGTGACCACACTGTATTTCAAGAACACCATCTCCAGACGGGAGCCTGAAGTTGGCAAGAGATAGCTGAGGAAACCTGAGCCATAGAACAAGATCACAGTAGTGAGGTGAGAAGAGCAAGTAGAGAAGGCCTTGCTTCTGCCTGAGGTGGAGCTGATGCTCAGGATGGTGGAGACAATGCGAACATAGGAAAACACAATCATAATGAAGGTTCCAAAGAAATGCAAGACAGAGGAGCACAGCAGGAATGTGAAGTTGGTCGAGGTATCAGAAcaagacagagggaagagagaagacagcTCACAGCTGAAGTGGGGAAGAGTCTGGTCCTCGCAATAGTCTAAATTGACAGCCAAGAGGATATTAATGAGAGCATCAACAAAGGCCAGGCCCCAGGAACCCCACGCCATCCCAACACAGAGCTGGTTGCTCATCACCTGGCCATAGAGCAGAGGGGAGCTGATGGCtacatagcggtcataggccatcacagCCAGCAGACAGGCCTCCGTGCCCCCGGTGGCAAACACAAAGAAGGCCTGAGCCAGGCAGCTCTCTACAAAGATggtttttctttcagaaagtagATTCTCCAGCATCTTGGGGACTGTGACAGATGAGTGGCAGAGGT includes these proteins:
- the LOC123591818 gene encoding LOW QUALITY PROTEIN: olfactory receptor 8S1-like (The sequence of the model RefSeq protein was modified relative to this genomic sequence to represent the inferred CDS: inserted 1 base in 1 codon); its protein translation is MNRKAKALGVNWRHKRSSDVFLSWIPRVNIFITMRNHSIVSEFILLMLSADPQTQILLFMLFLVIYVLTLMGNLVMLLVIRTDSHLHMPMYFFLDNXSFLDLCHSSVTVPKMLENLLSERKTIFVESCLAQAFFVFATGGTEACLLAVMAYDRYVAISSPLLYGQVMSNQLCVGMAWGSWGLAFVDALINILLAVNLDYCEDQTLPHFSCELSSLFPLSCSDTSTNFTFLLCSSVLHFFGTFIMIVFSYVRIVSTILSISSTSGRSKAFSTCSSHLTTVILFYGSGFLSYLLPTSGSRLEMVFLKYSVVTPMLNPLVYSLQNKEVKTAMRRILRRYVNSFT